A window of Malania oleifera isolate guangnan ecotype guangnan chromosome 5, ASM2987363v1, whole genome shotgun sequence contains these coding sequences:
- the LOC131155558 gene encoding S-adenosylmethionine synthase 5, with protein sequence METFLFTSESVNEGHPDKLCDQISDAVLDACLAQDAESKVACETCTKTNMVMVFGEITTKANVDYEKIVRDTCRSIGFVSDDVGLDADNCKVLVNIEQQSPDIAQGVHGHLTKRPEEIGAGDQGHMFGYATDETPELMPLSHVLATKLGARLTEVRKNGTCPWLRPDGKTQVTVEYQNENGAMVPIRVHTVLISTQHDETVTNDEIAADLKEHVIKPVIPEKYLDEKTIFHLNPSGRFVIGGPHGDAGLTGRKIIIDTYGGWGAHGGGAFSGKDPTKVDRSGAYIVRQAAKSIVANGLARRCIVQVSYAIGVPDPLSVFVDTYGTGKIPDKEILKIVKENFDFRPGMISINLDLKRGGNGRFLKTAAYGHFGRDDPDFTWEVVKPLKWEKA encoded by the coding sequence ATGGAGACTTTCCTGTTCACCTCTGAGTCTGTGAATGAGGGCCACCCCGACAAGCTCTGCGATCAGATCTCCGATGCAGTGCTTGATGCCTGCCTTGCCCAGGACGCGGAAAGTAAAGTTGCCTGCGAGACATGCACAAAGACCAACATGGTCATGGTCTTTGGAGAGATCACCACCAAAGCAAACGTAGATTATGAGAAGATTGTCCGTGACACATGCCGTTCCATTGGATTTGTTTCTGATGATGTAGGTCTTGATGCTGATAACTGTAAGGTCCTGGTCAACATTGAACAGCAGAGTCCTGATATTGCCCAGGGTGTCCATGGCCACCTCACAAAACGCCCGGAAGAGATCGGTGCTGGTGACCAAGGCCACATGTTTGGCTATGCTACTGATGAGACCCCTGAACTTATGCCTCTAAGCCATGTCCTTGCAACCAAGCTTGGGGCTCGCCTCACCGAAGTTAGAAAGAATGGCACTTGCCCCTGGCTAAGACCAGACGGGAAGACCCAAGTCACAGTCGAGTACCAAAATGAAAATGGTGCTATGGTTCCCATCCGTGTCCATACTGTCCTCATCTCCACCCAGCATGATGAGACTGTCACAAATGATGAGATCGCTGCTGACCTCAAGGAGCATGTTATCAAGCCTGTGATCCCTGAGAAGTACCTTGATGAGAAGACCATCTTCCACCTCAACCCCTCTGGCCGTTTTGTCATTGGGGGTCCTCATGGTGATGCAGGTCTCACTGGACGTAAAATCATCATTGACACATATGGTGGTTGGGGCGCCCATGGTGGCGGTGCTTTCTCTGGGAAGGACCCTACGAAGGTGGACAGAAGTGGTGCCTATATTGTGAGGCAGGCTGCAAAGAGCATTGTAGCGAACGGGCTTGCTCGTAGGTGTATTGTGCAGGTGTCTTATGCAATTGGGGTACCTGACCCCTTGTCTGTCTTTGTTGACACATATGGAACTGGAAAGATTCCTGACAAGGAGATCCTAAAGATAGTGAAGGAGAACTTCGACTTCAGGCCCGGGATGATTTCCATTAACCTGGATCTCAAGAGGGGTGGAAATGGCAGGTTCCTGAAGACTGCTGCCTATGGGCATTTTGGAAGGGATGACCCAGACTTTACCTGGGAAGTTGTGAAGCCCCTCAAGTGGGAGAAGGCCTAA
- the LOC131155086 gene encoding squamosa promoter-binding-like protein 1, translating to MEARIGGEAHHFFGMGTQDLRRLGKRNLEWDLNDWKWDGDLFIASQLNPAPDDNLSRQFFPLGAGIPEGGNSSNSSSSCSDEVSPGTEKEKRELEKRRRVIVVEDDKLNDEAGGLTLKLGGHGNGYPVTEKELGTWEGTSGKKTKFVGVTSNRAVCQVEDCGADLSNAKDYHRRHKVCEMHSKASRALVGNVMQRFCQQCSRFHALQEFDEGKRSCRRRLAGHNKRRRKTHPDAAVNSGSSLNDEQASSYLLISLLRILTNMHSNKSEQTKDQDLLSHLLSSLASNAGVHGGRNISGLLQESADIQNIGASVENPGIMSALLANGSQGAQRPKKQQVTVPASQMPQKGVCAAYSMGGDIQTMSSSKAGTLFPNNGSVPARSEVRDATVDRIKLNNFDLNDIYIDSDDCGEDIERSTVAVDLGGQSIECPLWVRQDSNQSSPPQTSGHSDSASAQSPSSSSGDAQSRTDRIVFKLFGKEPNDFPLVLRAQILDWLSHSPTDIESYIRPGCIILTIYLRLAESAWEELCCDLSTSLSRLLGVSDDTFWSTGWVYTRVQHQIAFIYNGQVVVDMPLPLKSNNYAKILSVKPIAIPVSEEAQFSVKGFNLFRPAMRLLCALEGKYLVQEATHELIEGGDMLKEDDDLQCLNFSCSIPMVTGRGFIEVEDHGLGSSFFPFIVAEKDVCSEICMLENAVDFSEVNEDIYGRTGKVEAKNQAINFIHEMGWLLHRSHLKSKLGHLDPSSDAFSFRRFKWLMEFSMEHDWCAVVKKLLDILLDGTVGLGEHTSLKLALSELGLLHKAVRRNCRHLVELLLKYAPEKVAVELEFELKPSVDEGHGDRFLFRPNVVGPAGLTPLHIAAGRDGSEGVLDALTDDPGMVGIEAWKTARDTTGFTPEDYARLRGHYSYIHLIQRKINKRPVAGQVVLDIPSVPVDLNTNQKANDALTTSTLSFEIARMESRSQRQCKLCDQKLAYGNARSSLVYRPAMLSMVAIAAVCVCVALLFKTSPYVCNGGDSPFRWELLDYGSS from the exons ATGGAGGCGAGAATTGGGGGTGAAGCTCATCATTTCTTTGGCATGGGAACTCAAGATTTGAGGAGGTTGGGGAAGAGGAATCTGGAATGGGACCTGAATGACTGGAAGTGGGATGGTGATCTTTTTATTGCTAGCCAATTGAATCCAGCGCCTGATGATAACCTGAGCCGGCAATTTTTTCCCCTGGGGGCAGGGATTCCTGAGGGTGGGAATTCGTCAAACAGTTCGTCATCATGCTCGGATGAGGTGAGTCCTGGTACGgagaaggaaaagagagaatTGGAGAAACGAAGGAGGGTTATTGTGGTTGAAGATGACAAATTGAATGACGAGGCAGGTGGACTTACATTGAAACTTGGTGGACATGGAAATGGGTACCCAGTTACTGAAAAGGAGTTGGGGACTTGGGAGGGCACGAGTGGGAAGAAGACCAAGTTTGTTGGAGTTACTTCAAATCGCGCTGTTTGTCAGGTAGAGGATTGTGGGGCTGACCTGAGTAATGCCAAGGATTATCACAGACGGCATAAAGTTTGTGAGATGCACTCCAAAGCCAGTAGAGCACTTGTTGGAAATGTTATGCAGCGGTTTTGTCAGCAATGCAGTAG GTTTCATGCTCTTCAAGAGTTTGATGAGGGGAAGCGAAGTTGTCGTAGGCGTTTAGCTGGCCACAACAAAAGGAGGAGGAAAACACATCCTGATGCCGCTGTTAATAGTGGAAGTTCCCTGAATGATGAGCAGGCCAGCAGTTATCTATTGATAAGTTTACTAAGAATACTTACCAACATGCATT CCAATAAATCAGAGCAGACAAAGGATCAGGATCTGCTATCTCATCTTCTAAGCAGCCTTGCTAGCAATGCTGGTGTGCATGGGGGCAGAAATATATCTGGACTGTTGCAGGAATCTGCAGATATTCAGAATATTGGGGCTTCGGTTGAGAACCCAGGAATCATGTCCGCTTTGCTTGCTAATGGTTCTCAAGGAGCTCAAAGACCTAAAAAGCAGCAAGTCACAGTACCTGCTTCTCAGATGCCACAGAAAGGGGTTTGTGCAGCTTATTCTATGGGTGGAGATATACAAACCATGTCATCTTCAAAAGCTGGTACACTATTCCCAAATAATGGCAGCGTTCCAGCCCGCTCAGAAGTCAGAGATGCTACAGTGGATAGGATAAAGTTGAATAATTTTGATTTGAATGACATATATATTGACTCAGATGACTGTGGGGAAGATATAGAAAGATCAACGGTTGCTGTAGACCTTGGAGGTCAGTCTATTGAGTGCCCGTTATGGGTACGACAAGACTCTAATCAGTCTAGTCCACCTCAGACAAGCGGGCATTCTGATTCAGCATCTGCTCAATCACCTTCTAGTTCCAGTGGTGATGCTCAG AGTCGCACAGATCGGATTGTTTTCAAATTATTTGGGAAGGAACCAAATGATTTTCCTCTTGTTCTGCGAGCACAG ATTCTTGACTGGTTGTCGCACAGTCCTACAGACATCGAAAGCTACATTAGACCTGGTTGTATTATTCTAACAATTTATCTTCGTTTGGCCGAGTCTGCATGGGAAGAG CTCTGCTGTGATTTAAGCACCAGTTTAAGTAGGCTTCTGGGTGTTTCCGATGACACTTTTTGGAGTACTGGATGGGTATATACAAGGGTGCAGCATCAAATAGCATTTATATACAATG GTCAGGTGGTCGTAGACATGCCATTGCCTCTCAAAAGTAATAATTATGCTAAAATTTTAAGTGTCAAGCCTATTGCAATACCTGTGTCTGAGGAAGCTCAATTTTCAGTTAAAGGCTTTAATTTGTTTCGGCCTGCAATGAG GTTACTCTGTGCACTAGAGGGGAAGTATCTGGTCCAGGAAGCTACTCATGAGTTAATTGAGGGTGGTGATATGCTGAAGGAGGATGATGACCTCCAGTGCCTCAATTTCTCCTGCTCCATCCCAATGGTGACTGGAAGAGGATTCATTGAG GTTGAAGACCATGGTCTTGGCAGCAGCTTCTTTCCTTTTATAGTTGCAGAGAAAGATGTTTGTTCAGAAATTTGTATGCTTGAAAATGCAGTGGATTTTAGTGAGGTTAATGAAGATATTTATGGAAGAACTGGGAAAGTAGAAGCCAAGAATCAAGCCATAAACTTTATCCATGAAATGGGCTGGCTTCTCCACAGAAGTCACTTGAAGTCAAAATTGGGCCACTTGGATCCTAGTTCAGATGCCTTTTCTTTTAGACGGTTTAAGTGGCTTATGGAGTTCTCCATGGAACACGATTGGTGTGCTGTTGTGAAGAAGCTCTTGGACATTCTGCTTGATGGAACTGTGGGTTTGGGAGAGCACACTTCCTTGAAGCTTGCACTCTCAGAGTTGGGTCTCCTTCACAAAGCTGTGCGGAGAAATTGCAGGCATCTGGTGGAGCTTTTGCTGAAATATGCCCCTGAGAAAGTTGCAGTTGAATTAGAATTTGAGCTCAAGCCTTCAGTTGATGAAGGGCACGGTGATCGATTCTTGTTTAGACCCAATGTTGTAGGCCCTGCAGGTTTAACACCTCTGCACATTGCAGCTGGTAGAGATGGTTCTGAGGGTGTTCTCGATGCATTAACTGATGATCCTGGGATG GTGGGAATCGAAGCATGGAAGACTGCTCGGGACACCACCGGTTTCACACCCGAAGACTATGCTCGTTTACGAGGACACTACTCCTATATCCATCTGATCCAGAGAAAGATCAACAAGAGACCAGTAGCTGGGCAAGTGGTGCTCGACATACCCAGTGTTCCTGTCGATCTAAACACCAACCAAAAGGCAAATGATGCCCTAACCACCAGCACCCTCAGCTTTGAAATTGCAAGAATGGAATCAAGATCCCAGAGGCAGTGCAAGCTATGTGATCAGAAGTTGGCTTATGGAAATGCTAGATCTTCTCTAGTGTACAGGCCAGCAATGCTTTCTATGGTGGCCATTGCCGCAGTCTGCGTCTGCGTGGCTCTTCTCTTCAAAACCTCCCCCTACGTGTGTAACGGAGGAGACAGTCCGTTCAGGTGGGAGTTGTTGGACTATGGATCTAGCTGA